The genomic DNA TCGCGACAAGGAAATCATTGACACCGAATTGCAGATCAAAGACCTGGAAACCATTGACAGCCGTATTGCCAAAGTGCAGAAACAGGCTCAGACAGGCGGTGACAAGCAGGCTAAAATCGCTTACGAAGTACTTTGCAAATATAAGGAAGCACTGGAACAGGGTAAAAGTGCCCGCACCGTTTCTTTCGATACGAAAGACGAACAGAAGATCGCACACGATCTATTCCTGTTGACCGACAAACCGGTAATGTATGTCTGTAACGTAGATGAAGCAAGCGCAGTCAACGGTAATAAATATGTGGATGCTGTCCGCGAAGCCGTAAAAGACGAAGGAGCTGAAATATTGGTCGTAGCGGCCAAGATCGAAAGCGAGATTGCCGAATTCGACACCTACGAAGAACGCCAGATGTTCTTACAGGAGATCGGTTTGGAAGAATCCGGCGTTGCCCGTCTGATCAAGTCCGCTTACAAACTCCTGAACCTGCAAACATTCCTGACCGCCGGTCCCGACGAATGTCGTGCCTGGACTTTCCATAAAGGATGGAAAGCCCCGCAATGTGCCGGTGTGATCCATACCGACTTCGAAAAAGGCTTTATCCGCGCCGAAGTCATCAAATATGAGGATTATATTTCCTACGGTTCGGAATCTGCTGTAAAAGAAGCCGGAAAGATGAGTGTCGAGGGAAAAGAATATATCGTTCAGGACGGCGATATCATGCATTTCCGCTTTAATGTGTAATTACCTAAAACAAAATACATTATGATTGATAAAACCAGTACAGTATTAATAGTGGCCTTGATAAGTATCTTAGGGCTTACCAGCTGCATACGATACAACGTTGCAGAACCATTAGACCGTTTCAGCAGTCCCGAAATGGGAACTGCCGACGGTAATGAAATAACCGTGACAGCCGGATCGACCTGGTTTGCAGAAGGAGAATATGAGAACTTTATACTTACCGGGCAAGCTCTCACCGGGGAAAATGCGGAAGCGGCCTTGTTGTTCCATCATACCGACGGGAAATCAGGCTATGAGGTAGCATTCCGGAACGGAGCCATCGACGGCACACGTAAAAGCGGCAGCCTCACATCCGTGCGTAACCTCTACCGTTCATTAGCTGAAGACGGGAAGTGGTTCGACTTTGAAATTGCTGTACGCGGGCATAACATAATGATTGCCATAAACGATACGGTAGTAGTATGCTATACCGAACCCGAACACCCCTATCGTACAAAAGAGTATGCCGGGCGCTTGCTCAGCCACGGTTCTATTGCACTAAAAGGTATGAGCGGTGATGTAACCTTTCGTAACCTCAACATGAC from Parabacteroides merdae ATCC 43184 includes the following:
- the ychF gene encoding redox-regulated ATPase YchF — its product is MALQCGIVGLPNVGKSTLFNCLSNAKAQSANFPFCTIEPNVGVITVPDERLNKLAEIEHPQRVIPTTVEIVDIAGLVKGASKGEGLGNKFLANIRETDAILHVLRCFDDDNIVHVDGRVDPVRDKEIIDTELQIKDLETIDSRIAKVQKQAQTGGDKQAKIAYEVLCKYKEALEQGKSARTVSFDTKDEQKIAHDLFLLTDKPVMYVCNVDEASAVNGNKYVDAVREAVKDEGAEILVVAAKIESEIAEFDTYEERQMFLQEIGLEESGVARLIKSAYKLLNLQTFLTAGPDECRAWTFHKGWKAPQCAGVIHTDFEKGFIRAEVIKYEDYISYGSESAVKEAGKMSVEGKEYIVQDGDIMHFRFNV